From a single Oceanobacillus kimchii X50 genomic region:
- a CDS encoding aldehyde dehydrogenase family protein produces the protein MSIYKQLESQYINGVWKDGSGQATIQNTNPFNGEVIASYRAASLQDLDMAYESAKVAQKKWSKENPINVQKIMNKAVSYMEENHEEIVDIIIQEIGGTRLKAEFEIGLVTNMIKEASSFPMRMSGSILPSPIDGKENRVYRVPVGVVGVISPFNFPFFLSMKSVAPALATGNAVVLKPHEHTAITGGTMIAKIFEEAGLPKGVLQVVTTEISEIGDRFVDHPVPGAISFTGSTKVGKHIGEVASRNLKEVHLELGGNSALIVLEDADIDYAVSAGVFSRFTHQGQICMSANRIIVHEDVYDEFVQKYVEKVKTLTCGDPANSNTIIGPLINERQVKNTVNLIEKGIEEGAHPLVRGQVKGNVVEPVIFTEVTPDMQIANEEFFAPVVAIMKVTSEEQAIAYANASSYGLSGAVHTRDVNRGAEVAKQLESGMIHINDGTINDEPNVAFGGVKNSGVGRLNGEWSLEAFTTTKWISIQHTKRQFPYS, from the coding sequence ATGTCAATTTATAAGCAACTAGAATCACAATATATAAATGGTGTATGGAAAGATGGAAGTGGTCAGGCTACGATTCAAAATACGAATCCATTTAATGGAGAGGTTATTGCTTCATATCGTGCAGCTTCCTTACAAGATCTAGATATGGCATATGAATCAGCAAAAGTAGCGCAAAAAAAATGGTCTAAGGAAAATCCGATTAACGTCCAAAAAATCATGAATAAAGCTGTTAGTTATATGGAAGAAAATCATGAAGAAATAGTCGATATTATTATTCAAGAAATAGGTGGAACTCGTCTGAAAGCCGAATTTGAAATTGGACTTGTTACCAATATGATTAAGGAAGCCTCCTCTTTTCCAATGCGAATGAGCGGAAGTATCTTACCATCACCGATAGATGGTAAAGAAAACCGTGTTTATCGAGTACCAGTAGGGGTTGTAGGTGTGATTAGTCCATTTAACTTCCCGTTTTTCCTTTCTATGAAGTCAGTTGCTCCAGCATTAGCTACAGGTAATGCGGTTGTATTAAAACCGCACGAACATACAGCAATTACGGGTGGAACAATGATAGCAAAGATATTTGAAGAGGCTGGACTTCCTAAAGGCGTACTTCAAGTAGTAACAACGGAGATTTCTGAGATAGGTGATCGTTTTGTAGATCACCCCGTTCCAGGTGCGATATCCTTTACAGGATCTACAAAAGTAGGTAAGCATATTGGTGAAGTGGCTTCTCGTAATCTAAAAGAAGTTCATTTAGAGCTAGGCGGTAACAGTGCATTAATCGTACTTGAAGATGCAGATATTGATTATGCAGTAAGTGCTGGAGTATTTAGTCGATTTACGCACCAAGGACAAATCTGTATGTCTGCAAATCGGATTATTGTTCACGAAGATGTATATGATGAATTTGTTCAGAAGTACGTGGAAAAAGTTAAAACATTAACTTGCGGCGACCCTGCAAATTCAAATACAATCATCGGTCCTTTAATTAATGAGCGCCAAGTAAAAAATACAGTTAACCTTATAGAAAAAGGGATTGAAGAAGGTGCCCACCCATTAGTAAGAGGGCAGGTGAAAGGTAATGTAGTAGAGCCAGTCATCTTTACAGAAGTAACTCCAGATATGCAAATTGCCAATGAAGAATTCTTTGCTCCAGTTGTAGCGATTATGAAAGTTACATCAGAAGAACAGGCCATCGCATATGCAAATGCTAGTTCATATGGTCTTAGCGGTGCCGTGCATACGAGAGATGTAAATCGAGGTGCAGAAGTAGCGAAACAATTAGAATCTGGTATGATCCATATTAATGACGGAACAATTAATGACGAGCCGAATGTGGCATTTGGAGGAGTGAAAAATTCTGGAGTAGGTCGTTTAAATGGAGAGTGGAGTTTAGAAGCGTTCACGACAACAAAATGGATCTCTATTCAACATACGAAACGCCAATTCCCATATTCCTAA
- a CDS encoding methyl-accepting chemotaxis protein → MFLKEEKGVDSINVKNHPLLEAFIQVGPYIQQLVNDDITIGIYDTEKLLKNYPGQTFSLDVSAGDPLLEGDIVTRAIQEGKNQSMVVPAHILGVKLISKAVPIIDEFGNIVGGVGLGMNVDKAQQLSDVSGNLSNVFEDITKTITDMAESISQLSENMNFVSQKSIEVGESVQLIEEFSQTVKGIADQSNLLGLNAAIEAARAGEYGRGFSVVASEVRKMAANSKIQVDEIYTITNKIKSVIDGLDKDIQKANLESDSQSAAIEELTATMQEVNSNIQSLATMAKENTEIRN, encoded by the coding sequence ATGTTTTTGAAGGAGGAAAAAGGCGTGGATTCAATAAATGTAAAAAATCATCCATTACTAGAAGCGTTTATTCAGGTTGGACCTTATATTCAACAGTTAGTCAATGATGATATAACGATTGGAATATATGATACGGAGAAATTATTAAAGAACTATCCAGGTCAAACATTTTCATTGGATGTTTCAGCAGGAGACCCATTATTAGAGGGAGATATCGTAACGAGAGCGATCCAAGAAGGTAAGAATCAGTCAATGGTGGTTCCTGCTCATATTCTAGGGGTTAAATTAATTTCAAAAGCAGTACCTATAATAGATGAATTTGGAAACATTGTTGGCGGTGTGGGGTTAGGAATGAACGTTGATAAGGCACAACAATTGTCAGATGTTTCCGGGAATTTATCTAATGTTTTTGAAGATATTACTAAAACAATAACAGATATGGCGGAATCTATTTCTCAATTGTCAGAGAATATGAACTTTGTATCACAAAAATCAATTGAGGTTGGAGAAAGTGTCCAGTTAATTGAAGAGTTTTCTCAAACGGTAAAAGGCATTGCCGACCAAAGTAATCTACTTGGTTTAAATGCAGCTATTGAGGCTGCTCGAGCAGGAGAATATGGTAGAGGTTTTTCTGTAGTTGCTAGCGAAGTTCGCAAAATGGCTGCTAATTCAAAAATACAAGTAGATGAAATCTATACGATTACGAATAAAATTAAATCCGTTATCGATGGTCTTGATAAAGATATTCAGAAAGCAAATCTTGAATCAGACTCTCAATCTGCTGCCATAGAGGAACTTACAGCTACAATGCAAGAAGTAAATAGCAATATTCAAAGCTTAGCTACAATGGCTAAGGAAAATACAGAAATACGAAATTAG
- a CDS encoding M20 peptidase aminoacylase family protein has protein sequence MINSIEQRVRDTFHYLHQHAEISWEEVETTKYIKHYLEKAGCNVTTFSDCTGIVGEYGDFNKGLPVVGIRADMDALWQEVNGRFQANHSCGHDAHMAMVLGVLWSLEEITNIKDKIAVKFIFQPAEENGSGALKMVEKGVVDNVDYLFGVHLRPDQEAKMGTATPVIVHGATRMFHGEIQGDDAHGARPHLNHNAIEVGAQIVNMIRQIHLDPRVPHSVKMTKFQSGGKNANIIPGNASFSLDLRAQSNIVMEHLERKVHNIFDAVRDLYDINIKITDVHGIAAAEINEEAIHIMQKAISSHLGEDKLLEPLVTPGGDDFHFYTIKRPKLKATMLGLGCALTPGLHHPTMTFDQNALENGVQILTKAILYVYN, from the coding sequence ATGATAAATAGTATTGAACAAAGAGTAAGAGATACATTTCATTATTTACATCAACATGCAGAAATTAGTTGGGAAGAGGTAGAAACGACTAAGTATATTAAGCATTACTTAGAAAAAGCGGGATGTAACGTGACAACCTTTTCTGATTGTACAGGAATAGTTGGAGAATATGGCGATTTTAATAAAGGCCTTCCAGTTGTAGGTATTCGAGCGGATATGGATGCACTATGGCAAGAAGTGAATGGGAGATTTCAAGCGAATCATTCTTGTGGTCATGATGCACATATGGCAATGGTTCTTGGTGTACTGTGGTCATTAGAAGAAATTACAAATATTAAGGATAAAATTGCAGTCAAATTTATCTTCCAACCAGCTGAAGAAAATGGTAGTGGTGCACTAAAAATGGTGGAAAAAGGAGTTGTAGACAATGTAGACTATTTATTCGGTGTACATCTTCGTCCAGACCAAGAAGCGAAAATGGGGACAGCAACGCCAGTTATTGTGCATGGTGCGACAAGAATGTTTCATGGGGAAATTCAAGGTGACGATGCCCATGGAGCTAGACCACATCTCAATCATAACGCGATTGAAGTCGGAGCTCAAATCGTTAACATGATCCGCCAAATTCACTTGGATCCACGTGTTCCCCATTCTGTAAAAATGACGAAGTTTCAGTCTGGGGGAAAGAACGCCAATATCATCCCAGGAAACGCTTCATTTAGTCTTGACTTACGAGCGCAATCCAATATAGTAATGGAACATCTAGAAAGAAAGGTCCATAATATCTTTGATGCGGTCCGAGATTTATATGATATTAACATTAAAATAACAGATGTACATGGGATTGCTGCAGCAGAAATTAATGAAGAGGCTATCCATATAATGCAAAAAGCAATTTCTTCACATCTAGGAGAAGACAAATTACTTGAACCATTAGTAACACCTGGCGGGGATGATTTTCATTTTTATACAATTAAACGCCCGAAATTGAAAGCAACGATGCTTGGATTAGGATGTGCTTTAACTCCAGGGCTTCATCATCCAACTATGACATTTGATCAAAATGCACTTGAAAATGGAGTGCAAATTCTTACAAAAGCAATACTGTATGTATATAATTAG
- a CDS encoding MurR/RpiR family transcriptional regulator gives MNREYVERTKEKLPEMTKGLKKVGRYLLSEPIVFAIHPAKKVGSMIDVSETMVIRFCHYIGYRGYSELQKEVRHHLMNLENIKDKESILTKENNFKHFIEEDVKNLKQMKNIIDVDVLNDVVEKILESEKVVVAGYYHSFSFAHWFSFNLNYILGNASLFRPESDAGVLELMSKNSCIIIFSFFRYAVDTIRLAEEAKKIGVPVIVITDSWASPAAEYADFVISIYSSENTNVLLQKGPITMSVMNSILSELIDQVQDRGKVPPTFKYYIKDGED, from the coding sequence ATGAATCGAGAATATGTAGAAAGAACGAAAGAGAAGCTCCCAGAAATGACTAAAGGATTAAAGAAAGTAGGGAGATATCTGTTATCCGAACCGATTGTATTTGCCATACATCCAGCTAAAAAAGTAGGGAGTATGATAGATGTAAGTGAAACAATGGTTATACGATTTTGTCATTATATAGGTTATCGAGGATATTCTGAGCTGCAAAAAGAAGTGAGACATCATTTAATGAATCTAGAAAATATCAAGGACAAGGAGAGCATATTAACGAAAGAAAATAATTTTAAACATTTTATCGAAGAAGATGTTAAGAATTTAAAGCAGATGAAGAATATAATAGATGTGGATGTATTGAACGATGTTGTAGAGAAAATATTAGAAAGTGAGAAAGTGGTAGTTGCAGGTTACTATCATTCATTTAGTTTTGCACATTGGTTTTCGTTTAACTTGAATTACATTTTAGGGAATGCTTCATTATTTAGACCGGAAAGCGATGCAGGGGTACTCGAATTAATGTCTAAAAATTCTTGTATCATCATTTTTTCTTTCTTTCGATATGCAGTAGACACCATACGTTTAGCCGAAGAAGCTAAAAAAATAGGAGTTCCTGTGATCGTGATAACTGATTCATGGGCATCACCAGCAGCTGAATATGCTGATTTTGTAATTTCGATATACTCATCAGAGAATACTAATGTTCTGTTACAGAAAGGACCAATTACGATGTCAGTTATGAATTCCATCTTATCTGAGTTAATCGACCAGGTTCAAGATCGAGGTAAAGTTCCACCGACATTTAAGTACTATATAAAGGACGGAGAAGATTAA
- a CDS encoding YfcC family protein gives MTKPKKKRKLILPDAYVILFVILIIAALLTYIIPAGSFDRETSENGIDVIIPDSYSQIEQQPASVIDIFRSIQDGLIGGAGLIFLVLIIGGAFAVIEKTGAIDNLIMKTIRGTQNREWMLIIIVASLFSIFGALGIIVNAVIAFIPIGIILARAMKMDAIVGVSIIYLGAYSGFAIGFLDPMTTGFAQQIAQLPLFSGISFRLVIYVTVVSATIAYIIWYANRVKNNPNKSILRENRFPKYDERDIEEVDGTLTTIHKIVLTILVLGIATYVYGVFQLEWSINEMAGVFIAIAVLTAIISKMGANQMVEEFMHGAKGVLYGALIIGMARSIVVVLENGYVLDSIVNGMAIVMEPFSSVFGAIAMFIGNGLFNLIVSSGSGQAAIVMPILTPLADLMDVPRQVAVQAYSMGDGFTNIITPLSGVLMANLAIAGIPWTKWIKFAIPLVIIWYIIGIIFLSIGVMINWGPM, from the coding sequence ATGACTAAACCAAAGAAAAAAAGAAAACTCATCTTACCTGATGCTTATGTGATATTATTTGTTATTCTCATCATCGCAGCATTACTGACGTACATTATTCCAGCTGGATCATTTGACCGTGAAACATCTGAGAATGGAATTGATGTAATTATTCCAGATAGTTATAGTCAAATAGAACAACAGCCTGCTTCGGTGATTGATATCTTTCGCTCTATTCAAGACGGCCTCATTGGTGGAGCTGGTTTAATATTTCTTGTATTAATCATAGGTGGAGCTTTTGCAGTTATTGAAAAAACAGGTGCTATCGACAACCTAATTATGAAAACAATTCGAGGAACACAAAATAGAGAATGGATGTTAATTATTATCGTAGCTAGTTTATTTTCTATATTTGGAGCACTTGGTATCATTGTCAATGCAGTAATTGCATTTATCCCAATTGGAATTATTTTAGCTAGAGCAATGAAGATGGACGCAATCGTAGGGGTATCTATTATTTACCTAGGTGCTTATTCTGGTTTCGCTATAGGTTTCCTTGATCCGATGACAACTGGGTTTGCACAACAAATCGCTCAACTTCCTCTATTTTCAGGTATCAGTTTTCGCTTAGTTATATATGTCACTGTTGTAAGTGCAACAATAGCTTATATTATCTGGTATGCAAATCGTGTTAAAAATAACCCAAACAAAAGCATTTTACGTGAAAATCGTTTTCCTAAATATGATGAACGGGACATCGAAGAAGTAGATGGAACATTAACAACTATTCACAAAATTGTATTGACAATACTTGTTCTTGGTATCGCAACATATGTCTATGGAGTATTCCAGTTAGAATGGTCCATTAATGAAATGGCAGGAGTATTTATTGCTATCGCCGTGTTAACTGCTATTATCTCGAAAATGGGCGCAAATCAAATGGTAGAGGAATTTATGCACGGTGCCAAAGGAGTTCTATATGGTGCATTAATCATTGGCATGGCTCGTTCCATTGTCGTGGTATTAGAAAATGGGTATGTACTTGATTCGATTGTAAATGGAATGGCAATTGTGATGGAACCTTTTTCAAGTGTGTTTGGAGCAATTGCTATGTTTATCGGTAATGGCCTGTTTAACCTTATTGTTTCATCTGGTAGTGGACAAGCAGCAATTGTGATGCCTATCTTGACGCCTCTTGCAGACTTGATGGACGTACCAAGACAAGTAGCCGTACAAGCCTACTCCATGGGAGATGGATTCACGAATATAATTACCCCTTTATCCGGAGTGCTAATGGCTAATTTAGCTATCGCAGGCATCCCATGGACCAAGTGGATCAAATTTGCGATTCCATTAGTTATTATCTGGTATATCATTGGCATTATTTTCTTAAGCATCGGTGTTATGATAAATTGGGGACCGATGTAG
- the menC gene encoding o-succinylbenzoate synthase, producing the protein MKFQEITMHKVSMRMKNPFTTSFGTEQDRSFVIIEAIDELGNIGWGECVTSDSPLYIEEFTDGSWVMLEQFLVPLALKHEWEHPDELADLFSPFKRNNLAKAVIDAAAWDIYAKRQGISLADALGGTKKEIEVGVSLGIEDDMEKLLTNIKGKVDEGYKRIKVKIKPGKDVEVVKEIREHYPAIPLMVDANSAYTLDDIDLLKQLDPYNLMMIEQPLTAGDLIDHAELQKHLETPICLDESIHSYDDARKAIQLGSGKIINMKVGRVGGLSIMKKIHDLCEEADIPMWCGGMLESGIGRAHNIAVTSLANFTLPGDTASSSRYWHEDIIEPEVLVHNGILQVPSEPGIGYNVSHEKLAKYTVYKKTFNLN; encoded by the coding sequence ATGAAATTTCAAGAAATAACCATGCATAAAGTAAGTATGCGTATGAAAAACCCATTCACAACAAGTTTCGGTACAGAACAAGACCGTAGCTTTGTTATTATCGAAGCAATAGATGAACTTGGAAATATTGGCTGGGGAGAATGTGTCACCTCAGATTCACCATTATATATTGAGGAATTCACAGATGGAAGCTGGGTTATGTTAGAACAATTTCTCGTACCACTTGCGTTGAAACATGAGTGGGAACATCCAGATGAATTAGCTGATTTGTTTTCTCCTTTTAAACGAAATAACCTCGCAAAAGCTGTGATTGATGCAGCTGCTTGGGATATATATGCAAAACGACAAGGAATCTCATTAGCAGATGCTCTTGGTGGAACCAAAAAAGAAATTGAAGTTGGCGTCAGCCTTGGTATTGAAGATGATATGGAAAAACTACTTACGAATATAAAGGGAAAAGTAGATGAAGGATACAAACGAATTAAAGTAAAAATTAAACCAGGTAAAGATGTTGAGGTAGTAAAAGAAATTAGAGAACATTATCCTGCCATACCGCTAATGGTTGATGCAAACTCTGCCTATACATTAGATGATATAGATTTATTAAAACAACTGGACCCATATAACTTAATGATGATCGAACAACCATTAACTGCTGGAGACCTTATTGACCACGCGGAATTACAAAAACACTTAGAAACGCCAATATGTTTAGACGAGAGTATTCATTCTTATGATGATGCAAGAAAAGCAATACAACTTGGTAGTGGAAAAATCATTAATATGAAAGTTGGTCGTGTTGGTGGGCTATCTATCATGAAAAAAATCCATGACCTTTGTGAGGAAGCTGATATCCCGATGTGGTGTGGTGGAATGCTTGAATCTGGAATTGGACGAGCCCATAATATTGCAGTAACTTCGTTAGCAAACTTTACGTTACCAGGTGATACTGCCTCTTCTTCTCGTTACTGGCATGAAGATATTATCGAACCTGAAGTACTTGTGCATAACGGTATTCTACAAGTACCAAGTGAGCCTGGTATTGGATATAACGTAAGTCATGAAAAATTAGCAAAATATACAGTATATAAGAAAACATTCAACTTAAATTAA
- a CDS encoding L-cystine transporter → MDNLFILINVVVLLALIGLLIYMQKKHVSFSKRVFTGMGIGIVLGAILQAIYGEGSSILTGTLDWYSIVGSGYVRFLMVIVVPLVMISIIRAIINLDKTKELGKMAGWIIGILISTTLIAALVGIGSALLFDLSAEQIEAGQAETDRGLSIEQSFTEMEGQTTPQRILNFIPSNIFLDMTGERPTSVIAVVIFSVIIGIATLGVQRKQPEHAAIFTKGINAIFSVIMRIVTLVLRLTPFGVLALMTNMVASTNYQGIIQLGKFVIASYAALLLMFIIHLVLVGVFGLNPMTYLKKVIPVLGFAFTSRSSAGTIPLNISAQKNALGVDDGAANISASFGATMGQNGCAGIYPAMLAVMIAPTVGIDPLSLDFIIQLVLITAISSFGVAGVGGGATFAAIIVLSSMGLPVGLAGLLISIEALIDMGRTALNVNGSMVSGTLTSKVMRNLNHETYQDKKSVVENTGI, encoded by the coding sequence ATGGATAACTTGTTTATTTTAATCAATGTTGTAGTGTTACTGGCACTTATTGGATTACTAATTTATATGCAGAAAAAACATGTATCATTCTCCAAACGAGTCTTTACTGGTATGGGAATAGGGATTGTCTTAGGAGCAATTCTGCAAGCTATTTATGGAGAAGGTTCATCTATATTAACCGGGACACTTGATTGGTACAGTATTGTTGGGAGTGGTTATGTAAGATTTCTTATGGTAATTGTTGTACCACTTGTAATGATATCGATTATTCGTGCCATTATAAACTTAGATAAGACAAAAGAACTTGGAAAAATGGCTGGTTGGATAATCGGAATACTTATCTCTACAACATTAATTGCCGCATTAGTGGGTATTGGGTCGGCATTATTATTTGATTTAAGTGCCGAACAAATTGAAGCTGGTCAAGCAGAAACAGATCGTGGACTTTCGATTGAACAAAGCTTTACTGAAATGGAAGGACAAACAACACCACAACGAATTCTAAACTTTATTCCTAGTAATATATTTTTAGATATGACTGGTGAGCGTCCGACTTCTGTTATCGCAGTAGTAATTTTTTCCGTCATTATCGGTATTGCCACTCTAGGTGTTCAACGAAAACAACCAGAACATGCAGCAATATTTACAAAAGGAATTAACGCCATATTTAGTGTCATTATGCGAATTGTAACTCTCGTTCTTCGCTTAACACCGTTTGGGGTACTTGCTTTAATGACAAATATGGTTGCAAGTACGAATTATCAAGGAATCATTCAATTAGGTAAGTTCGTTATTGCATCCTACGCCGCTTTACTCTTGATGTTCATTATTCATTTAGTACTTGTTGGCGTATTCGGACTTAATCCGATGACCTATTTGAAAAAAGTCATTCCAGTCCTTGGGTTCGCATTCACGTCACGATCAAGCGCTGGAACGATTCCATTAAATATTTCCGCGCAAAAGAATGCACTCGGCGTAGATGATGGAGCAGCGAATATTTCTGCATCATTTGGAGCTACAATGGGGCAAAATGGTTGTGCGGGTATTTATCCGGCAATGTTAGCTGTTATGATTGCTCCAACAGTCGGTATTGATCCTTTATCCCTTGATTTCATTATTCAATTAGTGTTAATTACAGCTATCAGTTCATTTGGTGTAGCTGGTGTTGGCGGTGGAGCAACCTTTGCAGCAATTATTGTTCTATCCTCTATGGGATTACCAGTAGGTCTGGCAGGGTTATTGATCTCCATTGAAGCATTAATTGATATGGGCCGTACCGCTCTGAATGTAAATGGAAGCATGGTATCAGGAACATTAACTTCAAAAGTGATGCGAAACCTTAACCATGAAACGTATCAAGATAAGAAATCAGTCGTTGAAAACACAGGTATTTAA
- a CDS encoding SDR family NAD(P)-dependent oxidoreductase — MEGKVVLITGGAGGIGQATAKLLLDHGAKVALVDINEDSLLKAKESLDVGDDRVFTIAGNVTIEEDVESYVKQTVDRFGKIDVFFNNAGINGPVSTITELDQSTFEKIMSINVTGVFLGLKHVIKQMKKQGYGSIVNTASNAAYIGSAGMVGYIASKHAVAGITKTAALEVAPDGIRVNAVAPAAIDTQMLADIQNNLTPGEPEKSGEALKQGIPAGKFGAPEEVAQVVKFLASDDASFVNGSLYNVDGGMQAD; from the coding sequence TTGGAAGGAAAAGTAGTACTTATTACTGGTGGTGCTGGGGGAATAGGACAAGCAACTGCAAAACTTCTATTAGATCATGGGGCAAAGGTTGCTTTAGTAGATATCAATGAAGATTCATTATTAAAGGCAAAGGAATCTCTTGATGTAGGAGACGATCGTGTTTTTACAATTGCGGGCAATGTGACTATTGAAGAAGACGTAGAAAGTTATGTGAAACAAACAGTAGATCGCTTTGGGAAAATTGATGTTTTCTTTAATAATGCAGGGATTAATGGACCGGTTTCAACAATTACGGAATTGGATCAATCTACATTTGAAAAGATAATGTCGATTAATGTAACCGGTGTATTCTTAGGTCTGAAACATGTGATTAAACAAATGAAAAAGCAAGGGTATGGAAGTATTGTAAATACAGCTTCAAATGCTGCTTATATTGGGTCAGCAGGTATGGTCGGATATATTGCTTCTAAACATGCAGTTGCTGGTATTACCAAAACAGCTGCATTAGAGGTAGCACCAGATGGAATACGAGTAAATGCTGTAGCACCAGCTGCAATTGATACGCAAATGCTCGCTGATATTCAGAATAACCTTACTCCTGGGGAGCCGGAAAAATCTGGGGAAGCTTTAAAACAAGGTATTCCAGCAGGAAAATTTGGAGCACCAGAAGAAGTCGCTCAAGTTGTGAAGTTTTTAGCTTCTGATGATGCATCCTTTGTAAATGGATCGCTTTACAATGTAGACGGCGGAATGCAAGCTGATTAA
- the crcB gene encoding fluoride efflux transporter CrcB encodes MTIWIVGIGGSLGAAARYGLSQWLNKYPFFPLGTWITNIFGSFILGLCLQYYIAGFLSVGWWAFLGIGICGGFTTFSTFGTEVVSMLQHKKWKQAIFYIITTVILSLFGAWLGIIF; translated from the coding sequence ATGACAATATGGATAGTTGGTATTGGAGGTTCTCTTGGAGCTGCGGCAAGATATGGTTTGAGTCAATGGTTGAATAAATATCCTTTTTTTCCTTTAGGAACATGGATAACTAATATATTTGGATCATTTATATTAGGTCTATGTTTGCAATATTATATAGCGGGCTTTTTAAGTGTAGGTTGGTGGGCATTTCTTGGAATTGGTATATGTGGAGGATTTACAACCTTTTCTACATTTGGTACAGAGGTAGTTTCAATGTTGCAGCATAAGAAATGGAAACAAGCTATCTTCTATATAATTACAACTGTTATTTTGAGTTTATTCGGTGCGTGGCTTGGGATTATTTTTTAA
- the crcB gene encoding fluoride efflux transporter CrcB has product MKNVLIVMLGGFIGSILRYLLGEWMSSNSGFPIGTFFINLIGCFALGWLLTFFARKHYVRKEWSLLFGTGLLGSFTTYSTFSVETILLLQSAEYMLAVIYVLGSVVLGVGLAYFGARIALTSKNEEGMS; this is encoded by the coding sequence ATGAAAAATGTACTTATCGTTATGCTTGGGGGCTTTATTGGATCTATATTGCGTTATTTGCTAGGGGAATGGATGTCATCAAACAGTGGCTTTCCGATTGGGACATTTTTCATTAATTTAATTGGATGTTTTGCACTTGGTTGGTTATTAACATTTTTTGCAAGGAAGCACTATGTACGAAAAGAATGGTCACTTCTATTTGGAACGGGTTTACTTGGATCTTTTACAACATACTCTACCTTCTCTGTAGAAACAATATTACTTTTACAGTCAGCTGAATATATGTTAGCAGTTATATACGTTTTAGGGAGTGTAGTATTAGGAGTTGGACTCGCCTACTTTGGTGCGCGTATTGCATTAACATCTAAAAATGAGGAAGGTATGTCATGA
- a CDS encoding 3-hydroxyacyl-CoA dehydrogenase has translation MDYKNVTIAGSGVLGSQIAFQVAYKGFNVSVFDISDEAIETAKERIQKLKERYKKDVGATDEQVNRAYESMSFYSNLEHAAGNADLVIEAVPEVMDIKTDFYGKLARIAPEHTIFASNSSTMLPSQFADATGRPEKFLMLHFANEIWKNNTAEIMKHERTDMDVFDDLVEFAKQIGMIALPIYKEQPGYILNSLLVPLLDAAQGLLVNGIADAETIDKTWMAAMGAPRGPFAVLDVVGIRTPYNLSKAKGENGDEDAKAIANFLKEEYLDKGKLGVESGEGFYNYPNPAYLEKDFLK, from the coding sequence ATGGATTATAAAAATGTAACTATTGCTGGTAGTGGAGTACTTGGGAGCCAAATTGCATTTCAAGTTGCTTACAAAGGTTTTAATGTCAGTGTGTTTGATATAAGCGATGAGGCTATAGAAACAGCAAAAGAACGAATTCAGAAGTTAAAAGAACGCTATAAAAAAGATGTAGGAGCGACGGATGAGCAGGTTAATAGAGCTTATGAAAGTATGTCTTTTTATTCAAATCTTGAACATGCTGCTGGCAATGCCGATCTTGTCATTGAAGCAGTTCCTGAAGTGATGGATATAAAAACGGATTTTTATGGTAAATTAGCAAGAATTGCTCCTGAGCATACTATATTCGCTTCCAATTCTTCGACAATGCTTCCTAGCCAATTTGCAGATGCAACAGGAAGACCAGAGAAATTTTTAATGCTCCACTTTGCAAATGAAATTTGGAAAAACAATACAGCTGAAATTATGAAGCATGAACGAACAGATATGGATGTGTTTGATGATTTAGTAGAATTTGCAAAACAAATTGGCATGATTGCTTTACCAATTTATAAAGAACAACCTGGATATATATTAAATTCACTACTTGTTCCTTTATTAGATGCTGCACAAGGGTTACTTGTAAATGGAATTGCAGATGCAGAGACGATTGATAAAACATGGATGGCTGCAATGGGAGCACCGCGTGGGCCCTTTGCTGTATTAGACGTAGTTGGCATTCGTACCCCATATAACTTGTCGAAAGCAAAAGGAGAAAATGGCGATGAAGATGCAAAAGCAATTGCAAATTTCTTAAAAGAAGAATACTTAGATAAAGGGAAACTTGGTGTTGAATCTGGAGAGGGATTTTATAATTATCCGAATCCAGCGTATTTAGAAAAAGATTTCTTGAAGTAA